In Mesorhizobium sp., one DNA window encodes the following:
- a CDS encoding TIGR00730 family Rossman fold protein gives MSTIRSICVYCGSSPGRGEVYLEAGRALGRSIAASGLRLVYGGGTKGIMGAVSAGTREAGGKVMGIIPRFLMNKEATESALARLDELVVTEDMHERKHRMFEESDAFVALPGGIGTVEEIVEIMTWAQLGRHRKPIVFGNIGGFWNPMLTLIDHMRVEGFVHTSHLVQPLVVDTAEGIVPAILEAAEPGRAEGEKAVIERL, from the coding sequence ATGAGCACGATTCGATCCATCTGCGTCTATTGCGGTTCCTCGCCCGGCCGCGGCGAGGTCTATCTCGAGGCCGGCCGCGCACTCGGTCGCTCCATCGCGGCATCGGGCCTGCGCCTGGTCTATGGCGGCGGCACCAAGGGCATCATGGGCGCCGTCTCCGCCGGCACTCGCGAGGCCGGCGGCAAAGTCATGGGCATCATTCCGCGCTTCCTGATGAACAAGGAGGCCACCGAATCGGCTCTCGCGCGGCTCGACGAGCTCGTCGTCACCGAGGACATGCACGAACGCAAACACAGGATGTTCGAGGAATCCGACGCATTCGTGGCGCTGCCGGGTGGCATCGGCACGGTCGAGGAGATCGTCGAAATCATGACATGGGCGCAGCTCGGGCGGCACCGCAAGCCGATCGTCTTCGGCAATATCGGCGGCTTCTGGAACCCTATGTTGACACTGATCGACCATATGCGCGTCGAGGGCTTCGTCCATACCTCACATCTGGTTCAGCCGCTTGTGGTCGATACGGCCGAAGGCATCGTGCCGGCGATCCTCGAAGCAGCCGAACCCGGCCGCGCGGAGGGCGAAAAAGCCGTCATCGAACGGTTGTGA
- the rarD gene encoding EamA family transporter RarD, with protein MTTATNAGARPAHPASSGDTLKGFFYALGAYLFWGILPLYMKLVAHLPTVEVLAHRVIWSVPIALVLLVWLGRTADIRRALASPRTMLQAAVAAAFVSVNWGLYVWAISVDRALETALGYYINPLFTVLIGAVMLGERMNRAQMLAIGFAIAAVALLTWEAGGLPWVSLGLATTWGMYAFFKRTLPVGPAQGFFLEVLILLVPALAFVIWFQATGLGHFFDRGGYEAALFVGCGFITAVPLIVYATGAKLLTLSTIGIMQYIAPTIVFLIAVFVFGEPFSATKLFAFVLIWIGLAIYTWSFLARSRPVRS; from the coding sequence ATGACGACGGCCACCAATGCCGGCGCGCGGCCCGCCCATCCCGCGTCCTCGGGCGACACTCTGAAGGGCTTCTTCTACGCGCTCGGCGCCTATCTCTTCTGGGGCATCCTGCCGCTCTACATGAAACTGGTCGCGCATCTGCCGACCGTTGAAGTGCTGGCGCATCGCGTCATCTGGTCGGTGCCGATCGCGCTCGTTCTGCTCGTCTGGCTCGGCCGCACCGCCGACATCCGGCGCGCCCTGGCTTCGCCGCGCACAATGCTGCAGGCGGCGGTTGCCGCCGCCTTCGTTTCGGTCAATTGGGGGCTCTACGTCTGGGCGATCTCGGTCGACCGCGCGCTGGAGACAGCGCTGGGATATTATATCAATCCTCTGTTCACGGTGCTGATCGGCGCGGTCATGCTGGGCGAGCGGATGAACAGGGCGCAAATGCTGGCCATCGGTTTCGCCATCGCCGCCGTCGCCCTGCTGACCTGGGAGGCCGGCGGCCTGCCATGGGTGTCGCTGGGGCTCGCAACGACGTGGGGCATGTACGCCTTCTTCAAGCGCACGCTGCCGGTCGGTCCGGCGCAGGGCTTCTTCCTCGAAGTATTGATCCTCCTCGTGCCGGCGCTCGCCTTCGTGATCTGGTTCCAGGCGACGGGGCTGGGGCATTTCTTCGATCGCGGCGGCTACGAGGCGGCGCTCTTCGTCGGATGCGGCTTCATTACGGCCGTGCCGCTCATCGTCTACGCCACCGGCGCCAAGCTGCTGACGCTCTCCACCATCGGCATCATGCAGTATATCGCGCCGACCATCGTCTTCCTGATTGCCGTCTTCGTTTTCGGCGAGCCGTTCAGCGCGACGAAGCTCTTCGCCTTCGTGCTGATCTGGATCGGTTTGGCGATCTACACCTGGTCGTTCCTGGCGCGCAGCCGCCCTGTTCGCTCATAG